One window of Pseudomonas sp. FP198 genomic DNA carries:
- a CDS encoding response regulator produces the protein MRVLVCEDDELIASGIVAGLTAQGLTVEHVATASAARAMLGVAEFDVMVLDLGLPDEDGLKLLKQLRQQGLETPVLILTARDSVTDRVDGLQAGADDYLLKPFDLRELAARLHTLLRRVAGRSVNLIEHGRLTYDPSSRETTLGGQPVDLSRREQSLLQALLHSRGRVLSTEQLKDSVYGFSDELESNALNVHIHHLRRKLGNGIVETVRGLGYRLGPADGGESSK, from the coding sequence GCGTACTGGTCTGCGAAGACGACGAGTTGATCGCCAGCGGCATTGTCGCCGGGCTCACCGCTCAAGGCCTGACCGTCGAACACGTCGCCACCGCCTCGGCGGCGCGGGCGATGCTGGGTGTCGCCGAATTCGATGTCATGGTGCTCGATCTTGGCCTGCCTGATGAAGATGGTCTCAAGCTGCTCAAGCAATTGCGCCAGCAAGGCCTGGAGACGCCGGTGCTGATCCTCACCGCGCGGGATTCGGTGACCGATCGGGTCGACGGCCTGCAGGCCGGGGCCGATGATTATCTGCTCAAACCCTTCGACCTGCGGGAGCTGGCGGCACGCCTGCACACCTTGCTGCGGCGCGTGGCGGGGCGCAGCGTCAACCTGATCGAGCACGGTCGCCTGACCTATGACCCCAGCAGTCGGGAAACCACCCTGGGCGGCCAGCCGGTGGACCTCTCGCGCCGCGAGCAGTCGCTGTTGCAGGCGCTGCTGCACAGTCGCGGTCGGGTGTTGTCCACCGAGCAGCTCAAGGACAGTGTCTACGGGTTCAGCGATGAACTGGAAAGCAACGCCTTGAACGTGCATATCCACCACCTGCGCCGCAAGCTGGGCAACGGCATTGTCGAAACCGTGCGTGGCTTGGGGTATCGGCTGGGGCCGGCGGATGGCGGGGAATCCTCCAAGTGA